The bacterium genomic sequence CAGTTCGGCTACCGGGTCGGGGTTCTGGCTCCGGGCGCCGCCGGGGACGTCATCGTGGTCGACTACACCGCGCCCACCCCCCTCGACGGGAACACCTGGCTGGGGCACTTCCTCTTCGGGATCTGTTGCGGCGCCGCGGTCGATACCACCGTGGTCGGCGGCAAGGTCCTGATGCGGGGGAAGAAGCTCACCCTGCTGGACGAGGAAGCCCTGGCGGCCCGGTGCCGGGAACGGGCCCGGGCCTTCTACGGCCGCTTCTGAGCGGAGGTCACTCCTCCTCGGCCTTGCGCCACTCCGCCTTGAATTCGGGGATGGGCGGGGTCCGGCGCTTATGCCGGGTGGCGCGGACCATCGACCTGACGGTGTCGATGTCGTCGGGGAAGAACCCTTCCTGGAGCAGGCTCTGCCTTCCCAGGTGCAGGTCGATCATGCAGTAGAGGATGCTGTCCAGGAACTGGTAGGTGAACCCCAGTTCGCCCTCGTCGGTCTGGCCCTGCCAGAGCCCGGCGGTCGGGGTCCGGTTGGCCAGGTGGCGGGGAATCCCGATCGAGACCGCCAGCTGCCTGACCTCGGTTTTATAGAGGCACCCGATCGGTTCCACGTCCACGCCCCCGTCGCCGTACTTGGTGAAGTAGCCCATGTAGTACTCGGTCCGGTTGCCGGTGCCCAGGACGAGGGCGTTGTGGTAGGAAGCCCAGTCGTAGAGGATGCTCATCCGTTCCCGGGCCATCTTGTTCCCCTTGCGCATGACGCTGGCGCGGGAAAAGTGTTCGAAATAGGCGTCGATCATGGGGGCGATGTCGATGGTGCGGGTGTGGATTCCGAAAAGGTCCGCCAGTTCCTGGGCGTCGCGGATATCCTCGGGGCGCCCCGCCCGGTAGGGGAGGAGGAGCCCGATGACGTTGGAACTGCCCATGGCTCTGACCGCCAGGGCGCCGATCGTGGCCGAATCGATCCCGCCGGAAAGGCCGACGACGGCTTTTTCCTTGCCCGAGCGCTCCACGGCGCGGCGGATGAAGGAGACCAGGTGTTCCTCGACTTTCCAGGTGTCGATGACGGGCGTTTTCATGCTCTAACAATAACGGGCGCGCCGCCGGGGACAAGCAAAATATTGCCTTTACACGTAGGCCCCCGTCCGCCGGATCAGGGGCTTCCCGGGGCGTCGGGTTTCTCTCCATAGGGAGTTTTCGGTTCCGCGGCCCGGGGAAGTTCCGCGGGGCCCGGTTCCGGAAAGGGGACGACTTTTTTCCCCGCCCGCTCCAGGAGCCGTCGCGCTTCTTCCCTCAAGCCGGGGGGAGCGGCGGCGGCGGATTCCGCCTCCTTCGCTTCCGCGGCGGCGCGCCGGGCGCCCGCCGCCAGGAGCCGGCAGCGGCCGCAGCCGCGCAGGTGCGCTTCCACCTCCCGGACCCGCGCCGTACCGGCCGTGCCGTCGGCCGCTCCCAGGATGACCTCGAGGGCGGGGCAGTCGGGGCCGGGCGGCTCTTCCGGCGCGCGGGCGGCCTCCAGGGTCAGCGCCCGGCTCCGGCAGGCGGGGCAGTCCCGCAGGTGCGCCGCGACCTCGCGGGCGGCTGCGGGGCCGCTCTCCCCGTCCAGGAAAGCCGAAAGCACTCGATCGGGGGGGCAATTCATGAGCTTGGTCCTCGCTTAAACAGTCGCTCTGGCGTCGTATTTATTCCCATACATCCTCCACGGAGTCGATCCCGCGCCGGCGCAGGGACGCCCCCATCCGGCGTTTTCCTTCCAGCAGGAGCTTCCCCACCTGGCCCGCGTTCAGCCGGATCCCTTCCCGTCCCAGCTCTTCCGCTATTTCCCGGTAGCGGTAACCGGCCATCCACAGCCGCAGCGCCTTCTCCTGGCGCGGGGGCAGGGAGGAGAGGGCGTCTTCGATCATCTCCCGCGCCTGCCGCCTCGCCGGGGCGCGCCCGGCGGCGGGATCGGCGGGTTCGAAGGCGGGGCCGTCCTCGTCCCCGCCCGCCCCCATCTCCTCCAGCGAGGCCTCCCGCCGGCGGCGGAAGAAATCGGCGCAGCGCCGCCGGGCGACGGCGGCGATCCAGGTCGCCGGCCGGCAGTTCCCCTGGAAGGAAGGCCAGCCCCGGATGACGGCTTCCCAGATCTCCATGAAAAGGTCCCGGGCGTCTTCTTCGAGGAGCCGGTTCCCCCTGACCACGTACCAGATCACCCTGGAATAGGTTTCGACATTGGCTTCCAGTTCGCTCATCGTCCCGGTACCATAATCATAACCGGTCGGTTCGAAAACGCCAGGGAGGATCGCATGGAAACCGTACGCCGCGCCTTGCTCCGCGCCGAGGCTCGGAGCACCTGCCGCAACATCCGTCTGGCCGCCGTGATCGAGACCCCCTCCGGGCGCCTGGTCGAGGGCTGGAACGGGCCTCCCGAGCGCTGCGGCCCGCACCCGGCCTGCCGGTTGGGCGGTCCGATCACTCCCGCCAACCTCCGGCTCTGTCCCGGGGTCCACGCCGAGGTCCGCGCGCTCTGCCGGGCGGCGGCGCGGGGCGTGGCCGTCGAGGGGGGAACGCTCTATCTCAGCCGCTGGTTCCCCTGCGCCCCCTGCGCCCGGGCCCTGATCGAAGCCGGAATCGTCCGTCTGGTGGTGACGGAGAAACTCTCCCTGGCCAAGGACGATTGCTACAACTTCGTACTGGCCGAGGAACTGCTGGGGGCCGCCGGGGTGGAGACGGTGATCGATCCCGGTTTACTCGAATTCGGCCAGGAGGAAGGTGTGGTCCGAGGGCCGCTCTCCCAGCCGGGGTTCCAGGTCGATCCATGAGCCCCGGCAGCGCCGGGCCAGGGCCGGAGCGGCCATGATGTAGTCGATCCGCCAGCCCATCCGCCGCTTGAGCAGCCAGGGGGTCCGGTAGTCGAAAAAGGTGTAGAGCCGCTCCTCGGGGTGGTTGCTGCGGAAGCAGTCCTCGAAACCCCAGGCGATGACGTTTTCCAGGGCGTCCCGGGCCCGGGGGTGGTAACAGACGTTGTCGGCTTCGCCCTCGGGGTCGAAGACGTCCAGGGGGAGGCGGGCGACGTTGAAGTCCCCCGCCCAGGCCAGTGGCCGGTCCGGGGAAAAGGTGCGGTCGAACCACCGCCGCAGCCGCGCCAGCCACTCCAGCTTGAAGCGGAACATCTCGTGTTCCGGAGCCCGGCCCTGGGGGACGTAGGTGTTGACCACGCTCACCCCCCCGAAGTCGGCCCGGATCAGCCGGCTCCCCTCGTCCTTCCCCTCCCCGTCGAACCCGTAGGAGACCAGCTCCGGCGTTTCCCGGGAGACGATCGCCACCCCGTTGTAGGTCTTCTCCCCTCGGAAGGCGACCTGCCAGCCGGCTTTCTCGAACTCCGCCCGGGGGAAGTCCTCGTCCCGGACCTTGGTCTCCTGGAGGGCGAGGACGTCGGGGCGATGCTCCTCCAGCCAGGCCAGGACCGTCGGCAGCCGGGCCCGGATGGAGTTGACGTTGAAGGTGGCGACGAGCATGAGGGCATTGTCGGCCGCCCCCGGGCCCCTGTCAAGGAGACCCCGGGGTAGACATGGAAGGAAGCATGGAGCATGGGGCATAGAGCATAGAGCATAGAGAATAGAGAAAAACTGCCACGGACCCCTTTGGGTTCAGGGCGGAGGGGTTCCCCTCTATGCCCCATGCTCCATGCTCTCTGCTCCCCCCGCGCAGCGTTCCAGGACCCGGCGGGCCACGTCGGGGGTGACGCCGCCCCGTTCCCCCAGCTTGACCATGCCGTGGGCTTCCAGTTGGGCCAGGAGGGCGGGGACGGCGTCGGGCCCGATCCCGTAGTCGCCCAGCCGGGTCTGCACCCCCATCCGCTCGAAGAACTCCCGGGTGGCGGCGATGGCGGCGGAGACGGCCTCCTCCTCGTCCGCTCCCTCGATCCCCCAGACCCGGCGGGCGTACTGGAGGAGTTTTTCGCGTTTCTGCTCCCGGCGCACTTCGAGCATGGCCGGGAGCACCACGGCCAGGGTCTGGCCGTGGTCGAGGCCGTGGAGCGCCGTGATCTCGTGGCCGACCATGTGAGTGGCCCAGTCCTGCGGCACCCCGGCCCCGATCAGGCCGTTCAGGCCCAGGGTGGCGCACCACATCAGGTTGGCGCGGACCTCGTAGTTCTCGGGATCGGCCAGGGCCTTGGGCCCTTCCTCGATCAGGGTGAGCAGCAGGCCCTCGGAGAAGCGGTCCTGGACCTTGCCCCCCACCGGGTAGGTCAGGTACTGCTCGGCGATATGGACGAAGGTGTCGATCACCCCGTTGGCGGTCTGCCGGGGCGGGAGGGTGTAGGTCACGGTCGGGTCGAGGACGGAAAAGCGGGGATAGACCGCCGGGTTCATGAAGGGGAGCTTGCTTTTGGTGGATTCGCGGGTGACGACCGAGCCGCAGTTCATCTCCGACCCGGTGGCCGGCAGCGTCAGGACCGTCCCCAGGGGGAGGGCGGAGCGCACGGCCGCCCCTCGGGTCTCCATGATCTTCCAGGGATCGCCCTCGAAGGGCGCGGCGGCGGCGACGAACTTGGTCCCGTCCACGACCGAGCCCCCGCCCACCGCCAGCAGGAAATCGATCCCGTCGGAGCGGACCAGTTCCACCGCTTTCACCAGGGTCTCGAAACGGGGGTTGGGCTCGATCCCGCCGAACTCGGCCGGGGCGCAACCGTCCAGGGCCTCCCTGACCCGGTCGAGGACGCCGTTTTTCTTGACGCTCCCGCCGCCGTAGAGGATCAGCACCCGGGCGTTTTCGGGGATCTCCCCGGCCAGGTCGGCGATCCGGCCCTTCCCGAACAGGATCTTGGTGGGGTTGTAAAACGTGAAGTTCAGCATGGTTTTTATCCTCCGGGGTTTCCGGTTTCAGCTGTGGGCGGCGCGCGGAAGATTTGCAGGTAGAAATACTTTCCCAGTTCGACGACGGGCTCGGGGGCGAGGGCCAGCCGCGCTTGGAGTTCCTCCGGCGAAAGTCGCCGGGCCAGGGGAGGGCCGAAAGGGCTTTCGCGCTTGACGATCTCGACCACGGCCAGGAAGCCGCCCGGGGCCAGGAGCCGGTCGATCTCGGCCGCGAAACCAGCGAACTGCTCCGGCGAGAACCCGTGGACCACGGTGCAGAGGTAGACGAGATCGAAGGCCCCGCCGGGCAGGCCGGTCGGGGCCGTGATGTCCGCCGCCAGCGCGATCAGGCCGTCGCTCTCGGTTTCCCGCCGGAGCCGGTCGATCGCGGCCTCGTCCGGGTCGAGAGCGTAGACTCTGCCGGCCGGGCCGACCCGGCGCAGGAACTCCTTGGCCATGTAGCCGTTCCCGCAGCCGGCGTCGAGTACCGTCTGCCCCGGCCCCAGGGGCAGGGCGTCCAGGATCTTCTCCTTGTCCAGGACGCTCTCCGAGGACTTCCCCCGGTGGTGGTGGCGTCCCTCGCCGCCCTGTTCGTACGCGATGATGTCCCGGTAATCCCTTGGTTCGTCCATCGTCGTTCCCTTCAGTTTTTCCGGCGGGTTCCCCCGTTCGCCCGTCCGGCCCCGGGCGACAACTATACCACCGGGAACGACCTCGGCCCAGGCCCGAGAGCAGCGTTTGCTTACCCGGTAACGGCAGCGGAGGGTATACTGACGGTGAAATGCCGGAGAACGCGGGAGGGCGGTATGCGGCGTACGGTCCGGTCATACGAGTGGGAACGGGTAACTGCGGCGGCCGTGGCCGCGGCCCTGGTCCTGGGGTGTGCCGCCCATCGGGTCAGGTTCACTTCCGAGCCGGACGGCGTGGCGGTCAGGGTAGCCGGGGAGGAATATCGGACGCCGTGTCTGGTGACCGTTCCCGACGGTGTCGAGGAAGTGGGGATCGTGAGCCCGGCGGGCGAGCTGGTAACGGTCGAAATCCCCGCGCCCGGCACGGTCTGGGACCGGACCGGATCGATGGTGGGGAAAGGCTGCGCCTACGTTTTATACGGGATATCCGTGCCCTGCATGGTGGTCGGCGCCGTCGGCGTCGCCTGGTTGAATTCGATGCAGGACGGGACCGGCTGGG encodes the following:
- a CDS encoding class I SAM-dependent methyltransferase, whose protein sequence is MDEPRDYRDIIAYEQGGEGRHHHRGKSSESVLDKEKILDALPLGPGQTVLDAGCGNGYMAKEFLRRVGPAGRVYALDPDEAAIDRLRRETESDGLIALAADITAPTGLPGGAFDLVYLCTVVHGFSPEQFAGFAAEIDRLLAPGGFLAVVEIVKRESPFGPPLARRLSPEELQARLALAPEPVVELGKYFYLQIFRAPPTAETGNPGG
- a CDS encoding iron-containing alcohol dehydrogenase — its product is MLNFTFYNPTKILFGKGRIADLAGEIPENARVLILYGGGSVKKNGVLDRVREALDGCAPAEFGGIEPNPRFETLVKAVELVRSDGIDFLLAVGGGSVVDGTKFVAAAAPFEGDPWKIMETRGAAVRSALPLGTVLTLPATGSEMNCGSVVTRESTKSKLPFMNPAVYPRFSVLDPTVTYTLPPRQTANGVIDTFVHIAEQYLTYPVGGKVQDRFSEGLLLTLIEEGPKALADPENYEVRANLMWCATLGLNGLIGAGVPQDWATHMVGHEITALHGLDHGQTLAVVLPAMLEVRREQKREKLLQYARRVWGIEGADEEEAVSAAIAATREFFERMGVQTRLGDYGIGPDAVPALLAQLEAHGMVKLGERGGVTPDVARRVLERCAGGAESMEHGA
- a CDS encoding deaminase, with protein sequence METVRRALLRAEARSTCRNIRLAAVIETPSGRLVEGWNGPPERCGPHPACRLGGPITPANLRLCPGVHAEVRALCRAAARGVAVEGGTLYLSRWFPCAPCARALIEAGIVRLVVTEKLSLAKDDCYNFVLAEELLGAAGVETVIDPGLLEFGQEEGVVRGPLSQPGFQVDP
- a CDS encoding NAD+ synthase, with amino-acid sequence MKTPVIDTWKVEEHLVSFIRRAVERSGKEKAVVGLSGGIDSATIGALAVRAMGSSNVIGLLLPYRAGRPEDIRDAQELADLFGIHTRTIDIAPMIDAYFEHFSRASVMRKGNKMARERMSILYDWASYHNALVLGTGNRTEYYMGYFTKYGDGGVDVEPIGCLYKTEVRQLAVSIGIPRHLANRTPTAGLWQGQTDEGELGFTYQFLDSILYCMIDLHLGRQSLLQEGFFPDDIDTVRSMVRATRHKRRTPPIPEFKAEWRKAEEE
- a CDS encoding zf-HC2 domain-containing protein, whose product is MNCPPDRVLSAFLDGESGPAAAREVAAHLRDCPACRSRALTLEAARAPEEPPGPDCPALEVILGAADGTAGTARVREVEAHLRGCGRCRLLAAGARRAAAEAKEAESAAAAPPGLREEARRLLERAGKKVVPFPEPGPAELPRAAEPKTPYGEKPDAPGSP
- the xth gene encoding exodeoxyribonuclease III; its protein translation is MLVATFNVNSIRARLPTVLAWLEEHRPDVLALQETKVRDEDFPRAEFEKAGWQVAFRGEKTYNGVAIVSRETPELVSYGFDGEGKDEGSRLIRADFGGVSVVNTYVPQGRAPEHEMFRFKLEWLARLRRWFDRTFSPDRPLAWAGDFNVARLPLDVFDPEGEADNVCYHPRARDALENVIAWGFEDCFRSNHPEERLYTFFDYRTPWLLKRRMGWRIDYIMAAPALARRCRGSWIDLEPRLGERPSDHTFLLAEFE
- a CDS encoding sigma-70 family RNA polymerase sigma factor, with product MSELEANVETYSRVIWYVVRGNRLLEEDARDLFMEIWEAVIRGWPSFQGNCRPATWIAAVARRRCADFFRRRREASLEEMGAGGDEDGPAFEPADPAAGRAPARRQAREMIEDALSSLPPRQEKALRLWMAGYRYREIAEELGREGIRLNAGQVGKLLLEGKRRMGASLRRRGIDSVEDVWE